A stretch of the Myxococcus guangdongensis genome encodes the following:
- a CDS encoding bifunctional metallophosphatase/5'-nucleotidase encodes MSRSTSRLGALPGVFLLAGAFLAGVLIFAHGGRGADACTDALDCRKSKGPPVPGHEWACVDASCVQRPAQPPTVDAGSETVSVQVLAFNDFHGQLEPPGGSNGQIQTGMDADGGPVRVSAGGASYFARHIAALRATNPNTVVVAAGDLIGATPLVSALFHDEPTIEAMNLIGLDLVAVGNHEFDEGSTELLRMQSGGCHPQDGCQDGDAFGGARFKFLAANVATGVDRTLFPRYDVREFDGVKVAFIGMTLEGTPEIVTPTGVAGLTFQDEVETVNALVPQLRQQGVETLIVVVHEGGVPAPGSLINECRGTGEGGAISGPIVAIAKGLDDAVDVIVTGHTHQAYNCVIDGKVVTSAASVGRLVTDIDLTLSKATGDVVEAKANNLIVTRDVTEDGPVKELVTRYQQLATPLANRVIGWVAQTLKTPITQADPAGQSTLGFVIADSQLAATRAENLGGARVAFMNPGGVRADITRDPNNPRDRGEVTFGEAFTTQPFGNSLVTLTLTGAQLEELLERQWQQVGPNVVTRILHPSAGFTYAFSASAPIGSRIDPASIRLDGAPLDSAATYRVTVNNFLAGGGDGFAVLTQGTNRLGGAVDSDALEAYLKANSSQARPLAAPALNRITVLP; translated from the coding sequence ATGTCACGGTCCACCTCGCGCCTGGGCGCGCTCCCTGGAGTCTTCCTCCTCGCCGGAGCCTTCCTCGCTGGCGTCCTCATCTTCGCCCACGGCGGACGCGGAGCAGACGCGTGCACGGACGCCCTCGACTGCCGCAAGTCGAAGGGCCCACCGGTCCCGGGCCATGAGTGGGCCTGCGTCGACGCCTCGTGCGTCCAGCGTCCAGCCCAGCCGCCCACGGTGGACGCGGGCTCCGAGACGGTGAGCGTGCAGGTGCTGGCGTTCAACGACTTCCACGGGCAGCTCGAGCCGCCCGGGGGCAGCAACGGACAGATTCAGACGGGCATGGACGCCGACGGCGGTCCGGTGCGCGTGAGCGCGGGCGGCGCGTCGTACTTCGCCCGTCACATCGCGGCCCTGCGGGCCACCAACCCCAACACGGTGGTGGTCGCGGCCGGAGACCTCATCGGCGCGACGCCGCTGGTGTCCGCGCTCTTCCACGACGAGCCCACCATCGAGGCGATGAACCTCATCGGCCTGGACCTGGTCGCGGTGGGCAACCACGAGTTCGACGAGGGCAGCACGGAGCTGTTGCGCATGCAGTCCGGGGGCTGCCACCCGCAGGACGGCTGTCAGGACGGGGACGCCTTCGGGGGCGCGCGGTTCAAGTTCCTGGCGGCCAACGTGGCCACGGGCGTGGACCGCACGCTGTTCCCCCGCTACGACGTGCGCGAGTTCGACGGCGTGAAGGTCGCCTTCATCGGCATGACGCTGGAGGGCACGCCGGAGATCGTCACCCCCACGGGCGTGGCGGGGCTCACCTTCCAGGACGAGGTGGAGACGGTGAACGCGCTGGTGCCTCAACTGCGCCAGCAGGGCGTGGAAACCCTCATCGTCGTGGTGCACGAGGGCGGCGTGCCCGCGCCGGGCTCGCTCATCAACGAGTGCCGGGGCACGGGCGAGGGCGGCGCAATCTCCGGCCCCATCGTGGCCATCGCGAAGGGACTCGACGACGCGGTGGACGTCATCGTCACAGGCCACACGCACCAGGCCTACAACTGCGTCATCGACGGCAAGGTCGTCACGAGCGCCGCGTCGGTGGGGCGGCTCGTCACCGACATCGACCTGACCTTGAGCAAGGCGACCGGTGACGTGGTGGAGGCGAAGGCGAACAACCTCATCGTCACCCGCGACGTGACGGAGGATGGGCCGGTGAAGGAGCTGGTGACGCGCTACCAGCAGCTGGCCACGCCCCTGGCCAACCGGGTCATCGGCTGGGTGGCGCAGACGCTCAAGACGCCCATCACCCAGGCGGACCCGGCGGGACAGTCCACGCTGGGCTTCGTCATCGCGGACTCGCAGCTCGCGGCGACGCGGGCGGAGAACCTGGGGGGAGCGCGGGTGGCCTTCATGAACCCGGGCGGCGTGCGCGCGGACATCACCCGCGACCCGAACAACCCGCGGGACCGGGGAGAGGTCACCTTCGGCGAGGCCTTCACCACGCAGCCGTTCGGCAACAGCCTGGTCACCCTGACGCTGACGGGCGCGCAGCTCGAGGAGCTGCTGGAGCGACAATGGCAACAGGTGGGGCCCAACGTCGTCACCCGCATCCTCCACCCGTCCGCGGGCTTCACATACGCGTTCAGCGCGTCGGCGCCCATCGGCAGCCGCATCGACCCTGCGTCCATCCGCCTCGACGGCGCGCCCTTGGATTCAGCGGCGACCTACCGCGTGACGGTGAACAACTTCCTCGCGGGCGGCGGTGACGGCTTCGCGGTGCTCACGCAGGGGACGAACCGCCTGGGCGGCGCCGTGGACAGCGACGCCCTGGAGGCCTACTTGAAGGCCAACAGCTCCCAGGCCAGGCCCCTCGCGGCGCCCGCGTTGAACCGAATCACCGTGCTGCCCTAG
- a CDS encoding bifunctional metallophosphatase/5'-nucleotidase: protein MPQATPRSPLPGARPSAFLLAGAFVTGMFLFVHGGCGGGEDDDCRNATDCRYDNGAPAEGKEWVCEEKRCVQHPAQQPLPDAGTDAGTTDAGTPDAGAPDSGTPDAGRPDSGTPDAGRPDSGTPDSGPSTVSVQILAFNDFHGQLEAPSGQILAGVAPDGGPMRVNAGGVTYFARHIAALRATNPNTVVVAAGDLIGASPMLSGLFHDEPTIEAMNLIGLDLVAVGNHEFDEGSTELLRMQSGGCHPVDGCMDGDGFAGAKFKFLAANVATDVDRTLFPRYDIREFEGVKVAFIGMTLEATPGSVIPSGVEGLTFKDEVQTVNALVPQLRQQGIEAIIVVVHQGGIATPGSLVNECKGAGADGLISGAIVGLVKGLNDAVDVVVSGHTHQAYNCVIDGKVVTSASSMGQLVTDIDLTLSKATGDVVAARANNVIVTRDVQEVGAVKELVTKYQELVTPLANRVIGWVAQTLRNQSDSLGQSALGLVIADSQLEATKPANLGGAQVAFMNPGGVRASIDQGEVTYGEAFSTQPFNNSLITMTLTGAQIEEVLELQWRPSGATLMLLPSAGFTYAFSASAPAGNRVDPASIRLNGVTVDPAANYRVTANNYIASGSDGFSVFTEGTNRLTGAMDIDAMEAYLKARSSAANPLPAPALNRVTRLP, encoded by the coding sequence ATGCCTCAAGCCACACCGCGCTCGCCACTTCCGGGAGCGCGCCCCAGCGCATTCCTGCTCGCCGGAGCGTTCGTCACCGGCATGTTCCTCTTCGTCCATGGCGGCTGCGGAGGAGGCGAAGATGACGATTGCCGGAACGCCACCGACTGCCGCTACGACAACGGCGCACCGGCCGAGGGCAAGGAGTGGGTCTGCGAGGAAAAGCGCTGCGTGCAGCACCCCGCCCAGCAACCGCTCCCGGATGCGGGCACGGACGCGGGGACGACGGACGCGGGGACGCCCGACGCGGGGGCTCCCGACTCGGGAACTCCCGACGCGGGGAGGCCTGATTCGGGAACGCCCGACGCGGGGAGGCCCGATTCGGGAACGCCCGACTCGGGCCCCTCCACGGTGAGCGTGCAAATCCTCGCGTTCAACGACTTCCACGGGCAGCTCGAGGCGCCCTCGGGCCAGATTCTGGCGGGCGTGGCCCCCGACGGTGGACCGATGCGGGTGAACGCGGGCGGCGTGACGTACTTCGCCCGTCACATCGCGGCCCTGCGGGCCACCAATCCGAACACGGTGGTGGTGGCGGCAGGAGACCTCATCGGCGCGTCCCCGATGCTGTCGGGGCTCTTCCACGACGAGCCCACCATCGAGGCGATGAACCTCATCGGCCTGGACCTGGTCGCCGTGGGCAACCACGAGTTCGACGAGGGCAGCACGGAGCTGTTGCGCATGCAGTCGGGCGGCTGCCACCCGGTGGATGGCTGCATGGACGGGGATGGCTTCGCGGGCGCGAAGTTCAAGTTCCTGGCGGCCAACGTGGCCACGGACGTGGACCGCACGCTGTTCCCCCGCTACGACATCCGCGAGTTCGAGGGCGTGAAGGTCGCCTTCATCGGCATGACGCTGGAGGCCACGCCGGGAAGCGTCATTCCCTCGGGCGTGGAGGGGCTCACCTTCAAGGACGAAGTGCAGACGGTGAACGCGCTGGTGCCCCAGCTGCGGCAGCAGGGCATCGAAGCCATCATCGTGGTGGTGCACCAGGGCGGAATCGCGACCCCGGGCTCCCTGGTGAACGAATGCAAGGGCGCGGGTGCGGACGGCCTCATCTCAGGTGCCATCGTGGGCCTCGTCAAGGGGCTCAACGACGCGGTGGATGTCGTCGTCAGCGGCCACACGCATCAGGCCTACAACTGCGTCATCGATGGCAAGGTCGTCACGAGCGCCTCGTCGATGGGGCAGCTCGTCACGGACATCGACCTGACGTTGAGCAAGGCGACGGGCGACGTCGTGGCGGCGCGAGCGAACAACGTCATCGTCACGCGCGACGTGCAGGAGGTCGGCGCGGTGAAGGAGCTGGTGACGAAGTACCAGGAGCTCGTCACGCCCCTGGCCAACCGGGTCATCGGCTGGGTGGCGCAGACGCTCAGGAACCAGTCGGACTCCTTGGGTCAGTCCGCCCTGGGCCTCGTCATCGCGGACTCGCAGTTGGAGGCGACGAAGCCCGCGAACCTGGGTGGGGCGCAGGTGGCCTTCATGAACCCGGGCGGCGTGCGCGCGAGCATCGACCAGGGCGAGGTCACCTACGGCGAGGCCTTCTCCACACAGCCCTTCAACAACAGCCTCATCACCATGACGCTGACGGGCGCGCAAATCGAGGAGGTGTTGGAGCTCCAGTGGCGGCCGTCGGGAGCCACCCTCATGCTGCTCCCGTCGGCGGGCTTCACCTATGCGTTCAGCGCGTCGGCACCCGCCGGAAACCGCGTCGACCCGGCGTCCATCCGGCTCAACGGCGTGACGGTGGACCCGGCGGCGAACTACCGCGTCACCGCGAACAACTACATCGCGAGTGGGAGTGATGGCTTTTCGGTGTTCACCGAGGGGACGAACCGGCTGACTGGCGCCATGGACATCGACGCGATGGAGGCCTACCTGAAGGCGCGCAGCAGCGCGGCGAACCCGCTCCCCGCCCCGGCGCTCAATCGCGTCACCCGGCTGCCGTAG
- a CDS encoding DUF3293 domain-containing protein: MRQLDQERLLGAYRATRYVIRPHASTGGVEQVLRVGRLHPALDAELTARGHREWAFLTAWNPGSRPRGKDENQRAQERLISQLVAGGFVIAPAIGEAEDGSWSEQSLFVPGLPRSEAERFGRAHGQVAILVGRTGGPAELLLCGSEASPPVP; encoded by the coding sequence ATGAGACAGCTCGACCAGGAGCGGCTGTTGGGGGCGTACCGGGCAACACGCTACGTCATCCGTCCTCATGCCTCCACCGGAGGCGTGGAGCAGGTGCTGCGAGTGGGCCGGCTCCATCCCGCGCTCGACGCGGAGCTGACCGCGCGCGGCCACCGCGAGTGGGCGTTCCTCACCGCGTGGAATCCGGGCTCGCGGCCTCGCGGCAAGGATGAAAACCAGCGAGCGCAGGAACGCCTGATCTCCCAGCTGGTCGCGGGCGGCTTCGTCATCGCCCCCGCCATCGGCGAGGCCGAGGACGGGAGCTGGTCCGAGCAGAGCCTCTTCGTCCCGGGGCTGCCTCGCTCGGAGGCGGAGCGCTTCGGTCGCGCCCATGGGCAGGTGGCCATCCTGGTGGGTCGCACCGGCGGCCCCGCGGAGCTGCTGCTGTGCGGCAGCGAAGCATCGCCGCCCGTTCCTTGA
- a CDS encoding ester cyclase: protein MKTTTTLWLCVLGLLSACASVSPVERAAQQEEQNRQRARLLTEELYNLRKLDRVPELFAEDYVDHSQDAPKNVVGPALVLQQAEATFETFPDLRFDILHVVADQDLVLVHWKAAGTDPLNLDDAGRPRPLALNGHSLYRMRDGKVVESWDISDRLSPLLQRGYRVVPPQP from the coding sequence ATGAAAACCACGACGACGCTGTGGCTCTGCGTTCTCGGCCTGCTGTCCGCGTGTGCGTCCGTGTCTCCGGTGGAGCGCGCCGCGCAGCAGGAGGAGCAGAACCGTCAACGGGCCCGGCTACTCACCGAGGAGCTCTACAACCTGCGCAAGCTGGACCGCGTCCCGGAGCTGTTCGCCGAGGACTACGTGGACCACTCGCAGGACGCGCCCAAAAACGTGGTGGGGCCGGCCCTGGTGCTCCAGCAGGCCGAGGCCACGTTCGAGACGTTCCCCGACCTGCGCTTCGACATCCTCCACGTGGTGGCGGACCAGGACCTGGTGCTGGTGCACTGGAAGGCCGCGGGCACGGACCCGCTGAACCTGGACGACGCGGGCAGGCCCCGGCCGCTCGCGCTCAACGGGCACTCGCTGTACCGGATGCGCGACGGCAAGGTGGTGGAGTCGTGGGACATCTCCGACCGCCTCTCACCGCTGCTCCAGCGCGGCTACCGCGTCGTCCCGCCCCAGCCGTAG
- a CDS encoding aldo/keto reductase — translation MRTRRFGVTNLSMSALGFGALHLSLEGRPSREDSIALLHRALELGVTLFDTADSYCRDDSDAHHNERLLHEALSTYPGDTSGVIVATKGGMVRPGGDWVVLCEPDHLRRTLRESFEALGGKRPIELWQLHAVDPRYSLESCLAVAREAQEAGLVRHIGLSNVSLEQLQRARRLAPIVSVQNEYNPWQRSSEFTGVLACCQSEGLAFLPWSPLGGPRRIAELGAIPRVQELARARGVSVPQLVLAWMMAKASCVVPIPGARRRATLEDSLASAELKLTPEEVRDIDRSAPHRRREL, via the coding sequence ATGCGGACGCGTCGCTTCGGAGTCACGAACCTGTCCATGAGCGCCCTGGGGTTCGGGGCGCTGCACCTGTCGCTGGAGGGCCGCCCCTCCCGCGAGGACTCCATCGCCCTGCTCCACCGGGCCCTGGAGCTGGGCGTCACCCTCTTCGACACCGCGGACTCCTATTGCCGGGATGACTCCGACGCCCACCACAACGAGCGGCTCCTCCACGAGGCGCTCTCGACCTATCCAGGCGACACGTCGGGCGTCATCGTCGCCACCAAGGGCGGCATGGTGCGTCCGGGCGGCGACTGGGTGGTCCTCTGCGAGCCGGACCATCTGCGAAGGACGCTGCGCGAGAGCTTCGAGGCGCTCGGGGGCAAGCGGCCCATCGAGCTGTGGCAGTTGCACGCGGTGGACCCGCGCTACAGCCTGGAGTCGTGCCTCGCCGTGGCGCGCGAGGCGCAGGAGGCCGGGCTCGTGCGCCACATCGGCCTGTCGAACGTCTCGCTCGAGCAACTGCAGCGGGCCCGCCGGCTGGCGCCCATCGTCTCCGTGCAGAACGAGTACAACCCCTGGCAGCGAAGCTCGGAGTTCACGGGCGTGCTGGCCTGCTGCCAGAGCGAGGGCCTGGCGTTCCTCCCCTGGAGTCCCCTGGGGGGACCGCGTCGCATCGCCGAGCTCGGCGCCATCCCCCGCGTCCAGGAGCTGGCCCGGGCGCGCGGGGTGTCGGTCCCCCAGCTGGTCCTCGCCTGGATGATGGCCAAGGCCTCCTGCGTGGTCCCCATCCCGGGCGCCCGCCGGCGCGCCACGCTCGAGGACTCGCTGGCCTCCGCGGAGCTGAAGCTCACCCCCGAGGAGGTGCGGGACATCGACCGCTCCGCGCCGCATCGCCGCCGGGAGCTGTGA